Proteins from a genomic interval of Brucella intermedia LMG 3301:
- a CDS encoding glycosyltransferase: MNIVHVIGSYDPAKGGPQAVVVRLAAAQAALGHEVTIVSYSDDEVSRRAVAATAAIPGFDRVRTLLLPMPDLRETLSGSAAAKAMEALLRATDFVHLHGVWETNLLRASMLCRRFSVPYCVCCCGMLDVWSMQQSAWKKKLAMRLGFRRMLDGAAFIHALNADEIELMRPLRLTAPPVIIPNGIFLNEVEGGEADVGGLPGRPYVLFLSRLHYKKGLDILADAFRRVAPLFPDVDLVVAGPDGGAEDEFRGRIRQYGLEERVHMTGGLYGPAKIAALKRAACFCLPSRQEGFSVAITEALACGVPVAITDACHFPEVGEAGAGIVSPLDPMAVAAALERILEDPDRAARMGAAGAKLVRDNYTWPRIAVQTIAAYQDFQSQKPDAVASRKALRSVTAS; encoded by the coding sequence ATGAACATCGTCCACGTCATCGGCTCCTACGATCCTGCGAAGGGCGGGCCGCAGGCGGTCGTGGTGCGGCTGGCAGCGGCACAGGCGGCCCTCGGCCATGAGGTGACAATCGTAAGCTACAGCGACGACGAGGTGAGCAGGCGCGCTGTCGCGGCGACTGCTGCAATTCCCGGGTTCGACAGGGTGCGCACCCTGTTGCTGCCGATGCCCGATCTGCGCGAAACGCTGTCTGGAAGCGCCGCAGCGAAGGCGATGGAGGCACTGTTGCGGGCCACGGATTTCGTGCATCTGCATGGCGTGTGGGAAACCAATCTGTTGCGCGCATCGATGCTCTGCCGCCGCTTTTCCGTGCCCTATTGCGTGTGCTGCTGCGGAATGCTCGACGTGTGGAGCATGCAGCAAAGCGCGTGGAAGAAGAAACTCGCCATGAGGCTGGGCTTTCGCCGGATGCTCGACGGCGCGGCCTTTATCCATGCGCTGAATGCGGATGAGATCGAGCTGATGCGGCCCCTTCGCCTGACGGCTCCGCCGGTGATTATCCCGAACGGGATTTTTCTGAACGAGGTGGAGGGGGGAGAGGCCGATGTGGGGGGCTTGCCCGGACGGCCCTATGTGCTGTTTCTGTCGCGGCTTCACTACAAGAAGGGTCTCGACATTCTCGCCGATGCCTTTCGCCGGGTTGCACCCCTGTTTCCCGATGTCGATCTGGTGGTGGCTGGTCCCGATGGCGGGGCGGAAGACGAATTTCGCGGGCGTATCCGTCAATACGGGCTGGAGGAGCGCGTGCACATGACCGGCGGGCTTTACGGCCCGGCCAAGATCGCCGCCCTCAAACGAGCGGCCTGCTTCTGCCTGCCCAGTCGTCAGGAGGGGTTCAGCGTCGCCATTACCGAGGCGCTTGCCTGCGGCGTGCCGGTGGCGATTACTGATGCGTGCCATTTTCCGGAGGTGGGCGAGGCTGGGGCCGGTATTGTTTCCCCGCTTGATCCGATGGCGGTCGCTGCGGCGCTTGAGCGGATTCTGGAAGACCCGGATCGCGCGGCGCGGATGGGCGCCGCCGGTGCAAAACTGGTGCGCGACAATTACACCTGGCCGCGCATCGCGGTCCAGACGATTGCGGCCTATCAGGATTTTCAGTCACAAAAGCCGGACGCGGTTGCAAGCCGCAAGGCGCTCCGGTCCGTTACTGCAAGCTGA
- a CDS encoding putative colanic acid biosynthesis acetyltransferase → MTVTSNHNALGEGIRGRMNASRPLEGGATFTLGHRVQRLCWQASWLLLAAWTPSFLWRWRGAVLRAFGARLHKTAIVRGSARIWWPGNLTMGAHSSLGPGALCYNVAHVTLAPFAIVSQRAHLCTAGHNIDQADFPLTAAPIHVGAYGWVAAEAFVGPGVNIGEGAVLGARGVSFRDMEPWMVYAGNPAKPVRPRRKP, encoded by the coding sequence ATGACCGTAACGTCGAACCACAATGCACTCGGAGAAGGCATCAGGGGCAGAATGAATGCCTCGCGTCCGCTTGAGGGCGGGGCGACCTTCACTCTCGGGCATCGCGTCCAGCGCCTGTGCTGGCAGGCAAGCTGGCTGCTGCTCGCCGCATGGACACCGTCCTTCCTGTGGCGCTGGCGCGGCGCGGTGCTGCGCGCCTTCGGTGCGAGGCTGCACAAGACGGCCATCGTGCGCGGCAGCGCCCGCATCTGGTGGCCGGGCAACCTGACCATGGGCGCGCATTCATCGCTTGGTCCCGGCGCGCTGTGCTACAACGTGGCCCATGTGACGCTTGCGCCTTTCGCCATCGTCTCGCAGCGCGCGCATCTGTGCACGGCCGGACATAATATCGATCAGGCCGACTTTCCGCTGACGGCGGCGCCCATTCATGTCGGCGCTTATGGCTGGGTTGCGGCGGAAGCCTTCGTCGGGCCGGGGGTGAATATCGGTGAAGGGGCGGTTCTCGGCGCACGCGGGGTCAGTTTCCGCGACATGGAACCTTGGATGGTCTATGCGGGCAATCCGGCCAAGCCGGTGCGGCCACGGCGAAAGCCCTGA
- a CDS encoding YdcF family protein encodes MLLVVLPCAILFGIAAMFFSQPVLTLQDDGGRADVIVVPGGDGPPRAAQAARLWKEGRSPVILVTGDGDCLYNKRIMVRNGVNPSAIFVECQSGSTWQNAQFSAPVLREIRARSALVVTNWYHSRRAIASFRAACPQMRFISSPIGGDDGRPGFPATPADMELVAKEYVKLGWYLVSGRIFPHDLSAGEPAPDFSDTCAAAGVTQ; translated from the coding sequence ATGCTTCTCGTCGTTCTGCCCTGCGCCATCCTGTTCGGGATTGCCGCAATGTTCTTCTCGCAACCGGTCCTGACCTTGCAGGACGATGGCGGCAGGGCGGATGTCATCGTCGTACCGGGAGGAGACGGCCCGCCCCGCGCGGCGCAGGCCGCCCGCCTGTGGAAGGAAGGTCGCTCGCCGGTGATCCTCGTTACCGGCGATGGCGACTGCCTCTATAACAAGCGGATCATGGTGCGCAACGGCGTGAACCCGTCGGCGATCTTCGTCGAATGCCAGTCGGGCAGCACCTGGCAGAATGCGCAATTTTCCGCTCCCGTCCTGCGCGAAATCCGGGCCAGAAGCGCACTGGTCGTGACCAACTGGTATCACTCGCGCCGGGCCATAGCGAGCTTTCGCGCCGCCTGCCCGCAGATGCGCTTCATCTCGTCACCCATCGGCGGCGATGACGGACGCCCCGGCTTTCCGGCAACGCCCGCAGACATGGAACTCGTCGCCAAGGAATATGTGAAGCTTGGCTGGTATCTGGTTTCGGGCCGCATTTTCCCGCACGATCTTTCCGCGGGCGAACCCGCGCCCGATTTTTCAGACACATGCGCTGCGGCGGGGGTCACGCAATGA
- a CDS encoding glycosyltransferase family 2 protein — MNVSVLIMTLNEEANLPACLASLDWCDDIVVLDSFSSDRTVEIARAAGARVFQRAYDTEDRQRMYGLTEIKFKHDWVYTPDADEITPPDLRDEMLAIAADPDRPEVFFKARYKNMFMGRWIRHASLYPTWITRLVRPDRVRFERSVHSRASGGPEGALQAHFIHYSFNKGLEAWYDKHNRYSSAEADLSASRQLERKIDWGGILSAVPERRRRALKSLSYHMPFRPGLRFLYMYLLRGGFLDGKPGYLYCRLLSAYEFMIVVKMEEQRQRRLATLAENAPARQPLETEAPERRMV; from the coding sequence ATGAATGTTTCCGTACTCATCATGACGCTGAACGAAGAGGCCAACCTGCCAGCCTGCCTGGCATCGCTGGACTGGTGCGACGATATCGTCGTGCTCGATTCCTTCAGCAGCGACCGCACGGTCGAAATCGCCAGGGCAGCAGGCGCCCGCGTCTTCCAGCGCGCCTACGACACCGAGGACCGCCAGCGCATGTATGGCCTGACGGAAATCAAATTCAAGCATGACTGGGTCTATACGCCTGATGCGGACGAGATCACCCCGCCGGACCTGCGTGACGAAATGCTGGCAATCGCCGCCGACCCCGACCGGCCGGAGGTGTTCTTCAAGGCGCGTTACAAGAACATGTTCATGGGGCGCTGGATTCGTCATGCCAGCCTCTACCCCACCTGGATCACACGGCTGGTGAGGCCGGACCGCGTGCGGTTCGAACGTTCGGTGCATTCGCGCGCCAGCGGCGGGCCGGAAGGTGCCTTGCAGGCCCATTTCATCCATTACAGCTTCAACAAGGGCCTCGAAGCCTGGTACGACAAGCATAACCGCTATTCTTCCGCCGAGGCTGATCTGTCCGCCTCGCGCCAGCTCGAACGCAAGATCGACTGGGGCGGCATTCTTTCGGCAGTGCCGGAGCGGCGGCGGCGGGCGCTGAAATCGCTTTCCTATCACATGCCGTTCAGGCCGGGCCTGCGCTTTCTCTACATGTACCTGCTGCGCGGCGGCTTTCTGGACGGCAAGCCCGGCTATCTCTATTGCCGCCTGCTTTCGGCCTACGAGTTCATGATCGTGGTCAAGATGGAAGAGCAGCGCCAGCGCCGGTTGGCCACCCTCGCGGAAAACGCTCCGGCGAGGCAACCGCTGGAAACCGAAGCACCAGAACGGCGTATGGTATGA